Proteins from one Sabethes cyaneus chromosome 2, idSabCyanKW18_F2, whole genome shotgun sequence genomic window:
- the LOC128738520 gene encoding acyl-protein thioesterase 2 gives MAAAPVIIQSAAKHTSTLIFLHGLGDTGHGWATTMGMIRTPDMKVICPTAPTMPVTLNAGFRMPSWFDLKTLDIGGPEDEEGIKKAAKNVHEMIQGEIRAGISANRILLGGFSQGGALALYAALTFTEPLAGVMALSCWLPLHKNFPGILKCPDSVPILQCHGDCDPVVPYKFGQLSSSVLKTFMKHSQFQSYRGLSHSSSDAEVEDMKKFIEKHVPRQ, from the exons ATGGCAGCAGCTCCTGTGATTATCCAATCCGCCGCAAAGCATACATCTACG CTAATTTTTCTCCACGGGTTGGGTGATACCGG CCATGGCTGGGCTACGACAATGGGCATGATTCGCACACCGGATATGAAGGTCATCTGCCCAACGGCACCAACCATGCCAGTAACACTTAACGCCGGATTTCGTATGCCGTCCTGGTTTGATTTAAAAACCCTAGACATCGGTGGTCCCGAGGACGAAGAAGGCATCAAAAAGGCTGCCAAAAATGTGCATGAAATGATCCAGGGAGAGATTCGA GCCGGTATTTCAGCCAACCGGATCTTGCTGGGGGGATTTTCTCAGGGTGGAGCTCTGGCCCTCTACGCTGCACTCACATTTACGGAACCCTTAGCAGGAGTAATGGCATTGTCATGCTGGTTGCCGTTGCATAAAAATTTTCCTGGAATTTTAAAGTGTCCAGATTCGGTCCCC ATACTCCAATGTCACGGTGATTGTGATCCAGTTGTTCCATACAAATTCGGTCAATTATCGTCCAGTGTGTTAAAAACGTTTATGAAGCATTCACAGTTCCAGTCCTATAGAGGGTTGTCACATTCCTCATCTGACGCTGAAGTAGAAGATATGAAG AAATTTATCGAAAAGCACGTTCCTCGTCAGTGA
- the LOC128736967 gene encoding ribonucleases P/MRP protein subunit POP1, producing the protein MEMKTMLRTLANCEKQTKLMHQSLPLHMRRRAMTYNPKRLPRKFRAIHLAQFNKSGLPEKKKRPSRKYRRKANVLSKEYERRKRTNVWLETHIWHAKRFHMLSKWGYKIPYTATAKNYRACYRATSNHCLLQDISYYGCVEIQGEESLLKDRLKQFCSEKIGLTIAAKAFLAGKRSGYVWFYERNQYPFQCMGKVRFVWKANESEDKRTLWIFSHPINYRRLVESLIDAFDLKSSQTMDVHGNESNVDNVTNKRIIRIPKYENSSLGVVVLELKDTLNCFRLTGPLSHVTLSNALKVCQISDSTKSSTWFSDWVQCSNNKEIISKHFAYWDKVKNITSSGELSPGTVIGLIVEDPRLNRPNKRTKALPSTSVASQFSHPYCTVQTACSPLWDMEIRDKIAEEMQTMHELNQLRERHCLVPGERCAFEENIQPIPILLLQNPGSQDGEFKRLGYGAGWDLIAPAGYGLAIWQTLILWGAKPAGLKEFDMQALETGTDTSRVPDTVLGRSEADLEYNKKLDKYFSRPHNCRVNYKKLAIASPFQCHWSQLISEWTTTKNVNFYILRDQESLNKIQLSLSRKYNIKSANLPSNCLVPVFLTVKARGNPGDNALICLPHRQDFRQNKNQKQVNDNSPVFVEPLRKDPVQKERQQLRKIHLRQLKRLRNRRIREKKIRQRKQPGTLVRIAKPQNRNLIQQQLAKMKELWLPSVPASIRNQCSRECIGYVTQSSFSLTEGKVTAVGYIGSRGLEKLFKVCTKGSFKVLIRGTKTRCYRFATLKVRLEL; encoded by the coding sequence ATGGAAATGAAAACCATGCTGCGGACCTTGGCCAACTGTGAAAAACAAACCAAGTTAATGCACCAATCACTGCCACTGCACATGCGGCGTCGTGCCATGACCTACAACCCAAAACGACTACCTCGAAAATTCCGCGCTATTCACTTAGCTCAATTCAATAAAAGTGGTTTACCGGAGAAAAAGAAACGACCATCGCGGAAATACCGGAGAAAGGCGAATGTTCTGTCGAAAGAGTATGAGCGTCGCAAAAGGACAAACGTTTGGCTAGAGACACACATTTGGCACGCCAAACGTTTTCATATGTTATCTAAATGGGGTTACAAAATACCGTACACGGCAACCGCGAAAAACTACCGGGCTTGCTATAGGGCAACTTCCAACCATTGTTTACTGCAGGACATTTCTTACTATGGTTGCGTCGAAATTCAGGGCGAAGAATCGCTGCTAAAGGATAGATTAAAACAATTCTGCAGCGAGAAAATAGGACTGACGATAGCTGCAAAAGCATTCCTTGCCGGTAAAAGATCGGGTTATGTTTGGTTCTATGAAAGGAATCAATATCCTTTCCAGTGCATGGGTAAAGTGAGATTCGTATGGAAAGCCAACGAGAGTGAAGATAAAAGGACACTATGGATATTTTCTCATCCTATTAATTACCGCAGGCTAGTGGAAAGCCTAATTGATGCGTTTGATCTTAAAAGTTCGCAAACCATGGATGTACATGGAAATGAGTCTAATGTGGATAATGTAACCAATAAAAGGATTATAAGAATCCCAAAATACGAGAATAGTTCACTTGGAGTTGTTGTCTTAGAGTTAAAAGACACGCTTAATTGTTTCCGACTGACAGGCCCGCTTTCTCATGTCACGTTAAGCAATGCGCTTAAAGTATGTCAAATATCAGATTCTACTAAATCTAGCACCTGGTTTTCTGATTGGGTGCAATGTTCCAATAATAAAGAAATTATTTCTAAACACTTTGCCTATTGGGATAAAGTTAAAAATATAACTTCTAGTGGTGAGTTAAGTCCGGGTACTGTTATCGGTTTAATAGTCGAAGATCCTCGCCTAAATCGACCCAACAAACGAACAAAGGCGCTTCCATCTACATCTGTGGCATCCCAATTTTCGCATCCTTACTGTACCGTGCAAACTGCGTGTTCGCCTTTATGGGATATGGAGATTCGAGACAAAATAGCCGAAGAAATGCAAACAATGCACGAACTGAATCAACTTAGAGAGCGTCATTGTTTAGTTCCTGGCGAGCGATGTGCCTTTGAAGAAAATATCCAACCGATTCCCATATTGTTATTGCAAAATCCTGGTTCACAAGATGGTGAGTTCAAACGGCTTGGCTACGGAGCAGGTTGGGACCTCATAGCTCCAGCTGGTTATGGTCTCGCTATATGGCAAACGTTGATTCTTTGGGGTGCAAAACCTGCTGGTTTGAAAGAATTTGATATGCAAGCGTTAGAAACTGGAACAGATACCAGCAGGGTACCAGATACAGTTCTAGGACGGAGCGAGGCCGATTTGgaatataataaaaaattaGATAAGTATTTTTCTCGCCCACATAATTGTCGGGTGAATTACAAAAAGCTAGCTATTGCTTCTCCCTTTCAGTGCCACTGGTCCCAGCTGATATCGGAATGGACTactactaaaaatgttaatttttatattttgcgcgATCAGGAGAGTCTGAATAAAATTCAGCTTTCTCTGAGTAGAAAATACAATATCAAATCAGCAAATTTGCCATCTAATTGTTTGGTACCCGTGTTTTTAACCGTCAAAGCACGTGGTAATCCTGGCGACAATGCGCTTATTTGCTTGCCCCACAGACAAGACTTCAGGCAAAATAAGAACCAAAAACAAGTCAACGACAATAGTCCTGTTTTTGTAGAACCTCTTCGGAAAGATCCCGTTCAAAAAGAACGACAACAGCTTCGCAAAATACACCTACGCCAGCTAAAGCGACTACGAAATCGCAGGATACGCGAGAAAAAAATCCGCCAAAGGAAACAACCAGGAACCTTAGTTCGAATAGCAAAACCTCAGAACCGCAACCTCATCCAGCAACAACTCGCCAAAATGAAAGAACTTTGGTTACCGTCCGTTCCAGCCTCAATCCGAAACCAGTGCAGTCGCGAGTGCATAGGCTATGTCACCCAGTCTAGTTTCAGTTTAACTGAAGGAAAGGTAACTGCCGTTGGTTATATAGGCTCTCGAGGACTCGAGAAATTGTTCAAAGTTTGCACGAAGGGTTCGTTTAAGGTGCTCATTCGTGGCACTAAAACCAGATGCTACCGATTTGCAACTTTGAAGGTTAGATTAGAATTATAA